Within the uncultured Draconibacterium sp. genome, the region AAGTGGTTACTCGGAATCGGGATTGCATTTATTGTTTGTACTCCCGCATTCTTAAGTCTATACAACCAGTTTGGTATAGAAGGCTTAAAATTTTTCTTCTTCACAAATAATGTTGGTCGGATTACCGGTTCCTACGCCGGAGACAACAACGACTATTTCTTTTATTTACATACGATTTTATACCTGATTTTACCCTGGAGTATATTGTTTCTTTTTGCATTTTTCCAGGAGTTCAGAAGTTATTTCCGCGGCTCCGATAAACGACGCGAATACTTTACAGTAGGCGGTATCTGGCTATTTTTTATAATAGCGAGTATTGCAAAAGGAAAGGCACCACACTATATTTTCTTATTAATTCCCATGATTCTGGTTATTACTGCCAGTTGGGTAAACCGTTATATGGAAGGTCCGCAGCATAAAATTGTTCCGAAACTTTTACGCGTGCAGTCTTTTATTCCGCTATTTCTGATCTTGTTTTGCATTGTTGTAATGAGCTATATGTTTCCGACCACAAATATTATTTATTGGATATTGCTGACTATAACTATTGCAGCTTTTGTTTTAATGCAAACATTATTGAAATCAACAACCTTGAAACTTCTACTCCCATCGATAATGACAATGTCAATGTTGACTATTGTTTTAAACGGACATGCGCTACCTATGGCCTTTACCTACCAGGCATCAACCAAAGCAAGTAAAATATATAATGAAAATGCCCGCAATAAAGCTCCTTTCTACAATTACCTTTACCCACAATACGAAGTATTTTTTTATGGCAGCTCTAATGCAAAACGCTTGTATACGATTGATGAGTTTCAGCCGGGCCCGCAAGATACATGGGTATTTACAACGGAGCCCGGAAAAGACACGATAAACATGCGCTACCCTGAGAACATTGCCAAAATATACCCACTTACTCACCGGGGCATGTCTAATTTGAGTCCTCAGTTTATGAATCCGGCAACCCGGCGACAATCATTGGAACCTATGTTTTTAATTCAATTAAAGCCAAACGACCAGTTATATTTGAGCCAAACCAATTGAAACTCCTCGCAGCAAAGCTGACAAGGAATCCGATTCCGTTAAGGACTTTTTTTATTGTCTTGTTCGTTTACCCCTTGGCAAAGCCTGCGGGGAATGCGCTCACCGGAATTCAAATAACCAGTAAAATAATACCAAATTGACCATAAAATGTCGCATATAAACTAATTCTTTTTCATTTTCTCTTCGTTGAAAAATTGTACCGTAGCTAAGGCTATGCTAAAATTTTTCTCCTTGATAAAAAGAGAAATAATGACGCATCCAATACGGCATTTTATGGGATCACATTAAAAAGTAGGTGGAGAAGAAAAAATATCTCACCCGGAAGTTTCAATATTGAATAAAAGCTACCAGAAATAAGCAACATTCTTTTGGCTTATCAGCCGGATTCTACTCTTTGGCTTAGCCCAAAGAGATAGACAGAAAACCCAAGGCTGCGCCCGCCTCTCTCGGAAAAGCTACGCGATGCCGACTAAAATTACTGAACTCGTCGTACCTCCTCAAACAGCAGTAATTTTTTTACGTCGTCACCACTTGTTTTCCGGCTCACCGGCCGAGGCCCTGCTCCGATGCAGTGACGTTGCTTAAGAGGACGGCCTCTTTTGGTCGTTGCCCGGAGTTAAAATAAAACCGTAGTGAGAGCGGGAAGCTCCGAGTAGGCGAGGAGATCACCCGTCCGAACTTGGGTTTTATAAAAACGCAGGGTAGTGACCAAAAGCAGCCTTGCGTTTTTTGCTTCGTTTTTGTGGTAAGACAAAAATGAAGGCCGCCGGCAGGCATGAAATTATTGTCAATTTCTAAATTAAGCCACCGAATTTTTCAGGTGATCCATTTTATGGTCAAATTGGTATAACTACCTCTCCCTTCGATAATATTCAAAAAAAAGCGTCTGACTATGGCTAGTCAGACGCTCTATGCAGTGTTTAATGTAACTTCAAATTTTAAAATTCAGAGTAGCTTCTTTCATTCACAACTACTCCCATTTCATCGTAGCTTTTCCAGGTTCCGGTTTTTTCACCGTCTTTGTAACAAAGTTCATACTTCAAATTACCTTCATCGTCCCACACATACCAGTTGCCATCTTTTTTGCCGTTTTTATAGGCAGCTTCAGCAACCTTAACTCCGTTGGTGTTGAAAGTAAGCCAAATACCATCCATTTCGTTGTTTTCATACGAACGAACTTCGTTAAGTTCACCTGTTTCAAAGTACAGTTTATATTCGCCGTCTTTTTTACCATCTACGAAATAAGATTCCATTTTTACATTACCATTATCAAAATATGTAATGTACTCTCCTGAAAACAATTCGGAATCCTGGTAATACAAACCATCAATTTCTTGCAGTTCCTGGGCGAAAACTGTAAATGCTACAAATAAAACTCCTACTAACAATGCTAACCTTTTCATGGTAGCCTCCTTTCTTTTGTTAAAGTTGTTTGACGTTACTTCTATTAATACAAAGTTAACATTAAATTTACATTTAAGATACTAAACTGCAATCTTTTTGTAACATTTATGTAATTTTTATGCAATCTTACTAAGAAAAGTTTGGAGCCAAAAAAAGCCCGGGCATTCACCCGGGCTTTAAGGTAGGCTCTGCAACCTACCTGCCATTAAACACTGCGTATAGCTTATTTTATATTGTATAATTCAAAATTTAATGCAAAGTTACGACTGCGGCATAACACTAGCATTGCGAATCAATTACAAATTAATTAAGAGTTGACAAGGTTAGTAAATAAACTTTTTACTTCCTTAAAAGATATCTTCAACGAGGTAATAAATATAAAAAGACCCCGGCAATAAAAACCGGGATCTTTACTAATGCGAGTAACTTTCGTTACAGAGTAAATTCAATTCTGCTTTATTAAAAAGTATATCCAAATTTAAACTGGAATGTAGTTCCGGGACTCAGTCTTGAAAAAATCTGATCTGCAGCCTCGAATGATTTATATACCGACTCTTTTGATTCGTTTAAGATATTATCGATTTTAAATCCAATGCTATAATGATCATCTTTACCAAAACTTTTGCTTGAATTAAAATTCAGACTGTGGAAAGGCGACGTGTACACATTAGGAAGGTCGGCGATCCCAACATATTCAAGAGTTTCTCCTTGTACGTTGTAATAAATCCCGGCACCGAAACCACTCCAAAATCCTTCTTCGCCACCATTGTATGAAAGGCCGGCATTAATAAGATAAGGCGCCTGACCTGCCATATCGCGGTAGTCATCAATGGTTTCTCCGGTTCGTGCATTCAATTCTTTTGATCTGTATTCGCTTGCGCTTAATTCGATTTTCGACTTTGTATACGTATAATTAAAGTTTACACTGAAGTTTTTAAGTGCTTCACTAATAAATTGAAGGTTTTTACGTATTTCAAATTCAACCCCCATCACCTGTCCGTCACCCACATTTCGTGGTTGATACGAACCGGTTTGTGTTGCATATTGCACCAACTCTATCGGACGTTTAAACGATTTGTAAAATAAACTTGTTGAAAAGATTTGTCCGCCTTCCTGGAAAAGTTCCCAACGTAGGTCAAAATTCTGAATATCTGTTACAGTAAGATTACCATCCCAATAAACAATGCCCGATTCATTATCGATGTCTTCAGACATACTACCAATGAATGTACGACCACTAATTGGGTCGAAAATCTGAGCATACGATAACTCTTTAAACGAAGGTCGGGCAATTGTTTTAGCATACGAAAAACGCAGGTTCTGATTTTCGACTAAATTGTATATAAGATTAACTGTTGGGAAGAAATCCAAATTGTCAAGTACTAATTCATCGTCAAGAACATTATAGCCTAATTGGTCTTGTCCTGTATAATATTGCTGGAATTTTTCAGCTCTCAAACCTGCAATCGCTTTGAGGTTTTTAAATGGACTCAAATCAACAGAAACATAGCCTGCAATATTTTGCAGGTGTGAATTATACTCAGTTGGATTATTCGGAATAAAAGAAACATCGTAAGTTGTTCCGCGCCCAACATTTCCCTCGGAAGGCCATATATTCTCTTCAAAAAACAGTTCATTCGGATTACCTGTTAATTCAAGATATCGTGGATTTATGCTGAACTTCCTGATTACATAATCGCGATCTTTATTTGTGTAGGCACCACCAAACTTTAATTTAGCATCTTCCTCTTTAAATTTAAAACTCTTGGTTAGATGAAGCACCCCGGCCATATCAATTTCATCCAGATCTCGCCAGATTCTTTCAGGAAAACCTGATTCTGTTCCCATAATATAATCATCGTCACGAACGACATAACGTGAAAAACGAATATCCGGATCCTGGATACTTGATAGGGTTGGTGAAAGCTTCCATTCGATTTCCCAACCCGATTCCATGAAATTATATTTACCATCGATCAGTAGATTCGACATCGATCTTTGACTATACTCCAGATTGTGCTGAATTCCTGAAAATGTGGTACCCACGTTTGATTTTTCGTAGTCGAAAATACCGGCCTGTGATTCTCCATTTTGCAGGTGTGTTACATAAATTCTGTATTTTGCTTTTTGGGTTTTAATAGCAAACCCTCCTAAGCCACTTAACAAAATGTTTTCTATGCCAAAACTACCCAACTGGTTTTCACGGACTTCTAATTCCTTAACATTGGCATCGCTTGATAGCCCCCATTGCATGTAGGAAGCATCTTCATAAAAATCAGTATTGCTTTTATACGATCCTGAAAGAATAAAACCCAAAGTATATTTCCCTACACGAAACTGGTTTCCAAACGAAGCGCCAAAACCGTAGTCCATAAAACTTTTTTGTTTCTCGGCAGCCATAATAGGATTAAATGAATGAAGTATTTCCTGATAACGCGTACCCTGAACACCATTCGGGTCGCCAACTACATTCGCAAATAGCGGGATATTCTCCGTTGCCGGAATTGCGCGGGTTCCATCATCGAAACCCAGCCAGTCTGTTTTACCACCTTCGTAGCTCAGAAAATCGCTGTTAAAATGAGATTCCGGATTATAGCCGGCATCTATTGAAACAGAAGCTTGTTTTCTATCCGGAAAGTCTTTTAGGTTAATATCAATAACACCTCCGGTAAAATCGGCAGGCAAGTCTGCACTAAACGACTTTGTCACAACCATATTATCAATAATATTGGTTGGAAAGATATCCATTTGGATACTGTTCCTGTCGGGGTCCAGCCCTGGAATATCGAGACCGTTTAAAATTGTTTTTGTATATCGGTCACCCAAGCCCCTTACAAAAACGTATTTACCCCCTTCTACCGAAACACCGGTCACACGTTTCATAGATGCGGCGGCATTGGAATCACCAATTTTTTTCAATGCTGCCGAAGAAATACCATCCATTACATTCCCTGATTTCCGTTTCATGGTTATCATGGCTGTTTCTGTATTCCGGATATACTTCGCAGTAACCACCGCTTCTCCGAGTTGAATGGTTGCTTCCTCCAGCTTCAAATTATCAAGCAGTGTAGGTTTGTTGGCTTCTACAACTACATCATTAATGTTTAGTGTTTCGTAAGAAATAAATGAAACTCTTAACTGGTAGGTGCCCGGATCAATAGGTAAGTTGAACTTACCATCCAGGTCGGTGATAGTACCTGTAGTTGTACCTTCAATAAAAATGGTTACTCCGGGCAGAAACTCCCCGGTTTTACCATCAAAAACAGATCCACGAATGAATCCTTTCTGCCCAAAAACAGTGGCAGATAATAAAAACAGCATAGCTGTAATTACAAAATTTTTTACTCGCATGATTCTAATTTTTTTGAAGTTCAAATTTTTACTCTATAACAATGAACTTCAACAATTAAAAACTCACAAGCAATTGCTTACTTGTGAGTTTTTATAAATTCTTTAAACTAAATTTTTCAATTTTTAGAAAGCTGATGCTGCAGCAGCCCAGGTCCAGGTAAATTCAGAAGTGGTTGCTCCTACAGTTGGAGTTTCAACGATTGACATAACAGGATTTCCTTCGCCATCAACTTTTTCAGCCATATCAGCAAAGTATTCTGCAACAGTAATAGTTACTGTATTTCCATCGCCATCAACGTAGCTTCCGTCCATTTGAAGATTTGAACAGATAAAGCTTCCGTTTTCGTTGTAATCATTTTCCTTACCTGAGTCAGCAGTGAACCCGGTGAAGTATACGTTTTTTACAATACCATCTGTATTGTCGTCATCGTCGTAACCTCCACCGCATGATCCCATGATTACAGTACCATTCATTAACGTATGCCCCGTACCTTCATAAGAACCTTCAGGTCCGTCTAATTCGAAACCTTTATCACCAGGATTAATAACCATGAAGTTATCAACCGAACCGGCAAAAGCCTGGTCAGTATCAAGACCATCGTCACCATTGTTCCAAATCAATACGTTTTTAAGCGCTGGCTTACCTCCGAAGAATTCGATACCGTCATCCTGGTTTGCAACAACTTCGATGTTTTCGATTGTTGTAGCTGAACCAACACCACCCAGTGTAAGACCGTTGATTTCGTTTCCTTCACCAATATTAGTTCCTCCGTGGCGGATTGAGATGTATTTCAAAACTCCTGAGTTGTCAGCATCATCTTCTCCACCGTATAAACCGTTAGTGTCATCACTAGGAATACCTTCGATCTGACCTGCCAATTCGTTCGATTTTAAAGAAACGTGTGCTTTACCCAATACGATTAAACCACCCCACAAACCATTCAGAGTTGGCTCTAAGTTTGGACTTACAATTTCACCCGGCATAATATTGTCAGCAACCGATGTAAAAATGATTGGTTCACCAGCAGTACCTTCAGCCATGATTTTAGCACCGCGCGTAATAATAAGTGCTGTTGCATTGGCATCTGCACCTGCTTCGCCTTTTACAATTACACCGGGCTCAATGGTTAAAGTAACACCTGACAATACTGAAATACGCGATTTCAGAACATATACTTTACCTTTTTCCCAGGTTACATCGGCTGATATATTAGAGCTTACATTGATGGTAGTTTCTTCTTCAACAACAGATAAAACGGCAGTTCCATTATCCATTTTTTGGTTGGCATCAGTAACAGTTAAGGTTACAGAACCAACTCCCGCACTTGAACCTGCTGTAAAACTAACAACAACATCGCCTGAAGTTGTACCTGCTGACGGACTACTTTTTACAGTTGCAGATCCACCAACTGCTGATGTACTTGCTGATGCAAATCCACCTGGTACACTTACAGTAAAAGTAACGTCTACTGATTCAGAAGCAACTACTTCTTCAGTTGAAGAAGGAGCTGTTACGGATGGAGCATCCGGAGTAGTTTCATCGTCACTACAAGAATTTAAAAGTGCCGCACCAAAAATTAACGACATTAAGAATAACAAATTGATTTTTTTCATGATCTTTACTATTAAAATATTTTAATTGATTTTCAATATTTTATCTCTATAAATAAGGTTCAAATCCGGTTTATGAAATTTCTATTTTCACCACCAAGAACAGCGGCAAAGCAAAACCAATAATATTACAGCTGGATTAATCCTCATTTAAACTATTATTACATTTGCTTAATCGAATTGTAACAATCTCTCGACATGCTCTATTGCTGCAACTTACGAGGCTCAAATAGTTGATTCCCGGAAAAATAATCAGAGAAATGAATGTGAATTGAATGTGTTTTTAAGAGGTAACCAATGTTAATTATTACAAAATGTAACAACTACTCTTTGGCTAGCGAAAACAAAAACTCGACACCGCCCTTTGGCCTGTTTTTTACCGACACGCTGCCCTTATGAAGTGTAATGGCATTTTTAACAATGGCCAGCCCAAGTCCGGTACCGCCTTTAGCACGCGAGCGGCCTTTATCTACCCTGTAAAACCGCTCGAACAAACGTGGTAAGTGGGCTTCAGGAATTTCGGAGTCGGAATTAAAAAAGGAGAAATAGTAGTAATTATCATCCTGGTGGTAACAACGAATATGAATCTGAATACCTTCGCCACCATAATTTATGGCATTCTCCATCAGGTTCTGGAAAACCGAGAATAGCAGCGACTCGTTACCATTAATAATAGTATCGGGTTCAACATCCTCAATAAATTCAATTTTATTGTCATCCAGCTTGCTTTGAAAATACACATAAATATCGTCGCATACCTTTTTAATGTCAACCTGTTTCATTTCGAATAACTCGCCCGCATCTTCAATGTTGTTGATGAGCGAGACATCGTTGATGAGCGTTGTTAGCCGTTCGGATTGGAAGAAAGCTTTTTCAAGAAAATATTTCAGCTTTTCCTGTGGTATGGGCCAGTTATCAAGAATGGTTTCCAGGTATCCACGAATAGACGATAGTGGCGTTTTTAATTCGTGGGCAATATTCGATGTGAGTTGCTGTTTCAGCAAACGGCGTTTTTCCAAACGGGTAACATCGGTAATAACCACTTCGAAACTCTTATCGGCAAATAAAATGGATTGTATTTTATAATACTTCTCGTTTTTAGAAATGGTATAAACCAACTGCGGCAATTTCTCGCCTTTGCCAAAATTCGGATCGGCCGACTCTTTATTTATAAACTTGTTCAGCTTATCGAACTCCGGCAATCTCAGAATTTTGCCCGATGATGTTACCTCTTTTTTCGACAGCAGGTTTACAATTTGGACAAAACGCCCGTTTGACAGGGTAATTTTTCGCTTCTCCGAAAAGAAAGCAATAGCTTCGTCGAGCGCATCAAGGTGGTTAAATAATTTTTCCCGCTCGGTAGTCAGGTCATCTTTGGTTTTCTTCAGATTATTATAAATGGTAATAATCTGCGAACTAATAATACCCAGTTCGTTGTCGGGAAACTCATTGTCGTATTCTACTAGTTCGTTATTACCGGCTTTTAATGCAAAATCTTTCAGCTTTTTAATGGTACCCGACAAACGAAGCGTTACCAGCGTTAACAGCAAACCAATAAAAACAAACAGCCCGATAATAAAAACGATAAACACGCGGCTGGTTCTCAGAAAGTCTTTTACCTCAACATCGTAAACCAGGGCAGTGCGCACAAAATACTTCGGGTATTGTTTGGCAAAATAGTAAAACTCCTGTTTTGTTGTTGCCGACACCCTGATGTTGGCCCCAACACCATGATCGATTGCCTTTTGAATTTCGGGCCGGCGAAGATGATTTTCCATGCTCCGGTAATCATCGACAAAACTATCGTAAAGCACTGTGCCGTCTCTATTAATAACCGTTATACGCGTGTGGCTTTGCGGAATGAGATTAACAACCTCGGTAACCGCATCAAAATTTTTGTTTTCGAATAGATTATTCTGCTCAATAAAACGGTAGGTAATTTCGGTGGTGTTATTCAATAACGATTCCAGTTGCGAGGCTCTGAAATCCTTTTCGCGCCCGTACTGATATACTAGAACTGTAGCGGTAAATATTACGAATATTACGCTGTAATAGAAAAATATTTGAGCGCTAAAGTTCTTCTTCACAAGCTGTTTTATTGATTGTTGTTATTGAAAGCAATAACCGTATCCCGATTTTCCTTTAATATTCGATCCGTAATCGCCAATCTTTTTGCGCAAACGAGCAATGTTTACATCCACATTTCTTTCGGTTACAATCACATCGTCTTTCCAGATACGTTGTAAAATTTCGTCGCGGCTAATATACTGTCCCATATTTTTCATTAACAGCGACAGAATTTCATACTCTTTGCGGGTAAGATTTACCGGCTCGCCCTCAATGGTTGTTGCTTTTTTCTTAAAATCAATCTTCAGTTCTTTAAAAACCACTTTTTTCGATTCTTCGTCGGCTTTTAATCCACGTTTTAAAATGGCTTTTATACGTGCAACAACTTCTTTAATAGAGAAGGGTTTTGAAATATAATCGTCGCCCCCCACATTAAATCCGGTCAATATATCGTTCTCCTCAACCTTTGCGGTTAAAAATATAATCGGAACCTGCAGTTTACGGTCTTTCCGGATGATGTTTGCCACTTTATACCCGGAAAGACCTTCCATCATTACATCCAATAAAATCAGATGATATTCTTCCAGGTGCATATCCAGGGCCTCCTCGCCCGAATGAGCAATATCAATTACAAACCCCTCACTTTCAAGATTAAATTGCAGAATCTCGCAGAGATCTTTTTCGTCGTCAACAATTAAAATTTTGTAATTTTCTTCCATATTGACCAATTTTCGGGAACCGCATGAATAATGACGTAATTTTAAAATATACAGTGCTTTCTAATAAAACGGAAAAATAGTAAAAATACCCGAATTATTAAGGAATGATTAACCATATTAAAAAGCAATTACGCCTTGTATTTTAATTAATATTACCTGTAAGTTATCAAGCAATTACATTTTTATTACATTTTTATTACATTTCGATTACTTTTATACAAATACCTATTACAGAGCAGTTAAGAATGAATTACACTTTGATTAAAAATTATATTTACACCCGATTTGTATTAAACACTGCATCTGAAACGAGCATGAGATTAATAGGATTTCTGCACCGGATTACTCACGCTAGTTCCATACGATGCAACAAAAAAAACAGACAATTTAAATCGTATGAAAAAGACTTTATTGATTATTGCTCTAATGGCAACAATCTTCAATCAGGCGTATGCCCAGGATGACGAATTTGTTCCATCGGGGTCGGGGTTTGCAACCATTTTTGCCAATTTCCACCAGGGAATTACCAACGCTTCAAGCGACGAGTCGGCATTTGAGCTGGTTAGGGGTTATTTAGGTTACGAATACAATTTTAGCCCAAACTTTTATGCCAAAATAAACCTTGATATTGGTAGCCCCGAAGACCTTTCGGAGTATGCAAA harbors:
- a CDS encoding response regulator transcription factor, producing MEENYKILIVDDEKDLCEILQFNLESEGFVIDIAHSGEEALDMHLEEYHLILLDVMMEGLSGYKVANIIRKDRKLQVPIIFLTAKVEENDILTGFNVGGDDYISKPFSIKEVVARIKAILKRGLKADEESKKVVFKELKIDFKKKATTIEGEPVNLTRKEYEILSLLMKNMGQYISRDEILQRIWKDDVIVTERNVDVNIARLRKKIGDYGSNIKGKSGYGYCFQ
- a CDS encoding toxin-antitoxin system YwqK family antitoxin; the encoded protein is MKRLALLVGVLFVAFTVFAQELQEIDGLYYQDSELFSGEYITYFDNGNVKMESYFVDGKKDGEYKLYFETGELNEVRSYENNEMDGIWLTFNTNGVKVAEAAYKNGKKDGNWYVWDDEGNLKYELCYKDGEKTGTWKSYDEMGVVVNERSYSEF
- a CDS encoding glycosyltransferase family 39 protein, whose amino-acid sequence is MKNQTINFIAIIFTAALLLTAYFLGLFVDLTGDAGKYGAIARHIVESGDWINLKIHGEAYDQKPPLLFWLAALGFKIGGLHNWSFKIFPILYSFAGFYFTYKLGETMYNKNTGKLAALMLASSWVYFMFAMDVHTDLILQANVTLAIWQLAAYEKSEKPIHFIIAFVGIGLAMMTKGPIGAAIPAFALGSHLLLKRDFKELFHPKWLLGIGIAFIVCTPAFLSLYNQFGIEGLKFFFFTNNVGRITGSYAGDNNDYFFYLHTILYLILPWSILFLFAFFQEFRSYFRGSDKRREYFTVGGIWLFFIIASIAKGKAPHYIFLLIPMILVITASWVNRYMEGPQHKIVPKLLRVQSFIPLFLILFCIVVMSYMFPTTNIIYWILLTITIAAFVLMQTLLKSTTLKLLLPSIMTMSMLTIVLNGHALPMAFTYQASTKASKIYNENARNKAPFYNYLYPQYEVFFYGSSNAKRLYTIDEFQPGPQDTWVFTTEPGKDTINMRYPENIAKIYPLTHRGMSNLSPQFMNPATRRQSLEPMFLIQLKPNDQLYLSQTN
- a CDS encoding ATP-binding protein — translated: MKKNFSAQIFFYYSVIFVIFTATVLVYQYGREKDFRASQLESLLNNTTEITYRFIEQNNLFENKNFDAVTEVVNLIPQSHTRITVINRDGTVLYDSFVDDYRSMENHLRRPEIQKAIDHGVGANIRVSATTKQEFYYFAKQYPKYFVRTALVYDVEVKDFLRTSRVFIVFIIGLFVFIGLLLTLVTLRLSGTIKKLKDFALKAGNNELVEYDNEFPDNELGIISSQIITIYNNLKKTKDDLTTEREKLFNHLDALDEAIAFFSEKRKITLSNGRFVQIVNLLSKKEVTSSGKILRLPEFDKLNKFINKESADPNFGKGEKLPQLVYTISKNEKYYKIQSILFADKSFEVVITDVTRLEKRRLLKQQLTSNIAHELKTPLSSIRGYLETILDNWPIPQEKLKYFLEKAFFQSERLTTLINDVSLINNIEDAGELFEMKQVDIKKVCDDIYVYFQSKLDDNKIEFIEDVEPDTIINGNESLLFSVFQNLMENAINYGGEGIQIHIRCYHQDDNYYYFSFFNSDSEIPEAHLPRLFERFYRVDKGRSRAKGGTGLGLAIVKNAITLHKGSVSVKNRPKGGVEFLFSLAKE
- a CDS encoding TonB-dependent receptor gives rise to the protein MRVKNFVITAMLFLLSATVFGQKGFIRGSVFDGKTGEFLPGVTIFIEGTTTGTITDLDGKFNLPIDPGTYQLRVSFISYETLNINDVVVEANKPTLLDNLKLEEATIQLGEAVVTAKYIRNTETAMITMKRKSGNVMDGISSAALKKIGDSNAAASMKRVTGVSVEGGKYVFVRGLGDRYTKTILNGLDIPGLDPDRNSIQMDIFPTNIIDNMVVTKSFSADLPADFTGGVIDINLKDFPDRKQASVSIDAGYNPESHFNSDFLSYEGGKTDWLGFDDGTRAIPATENIPLFANVVGDPNGVQGTRYQEILHSFNPIMAAEKQKSFMDYGFGASFGNQFRVGKYTLGFILSGSYKSNTDFYEDASYMQWGLSSDANVKELEVRENQLGSFGIENILLSGLGGFAIKTQKAKYRIYVTHLQNGESQAGIFDYEKSNVGTTFSGIQHNLEYSQRSMSNLLIDGKYNFMESGWEIEWKLSPTLSSIQDPDIRFSRYVVRDDDYIMGTESGFPERIWRDLDEIDMAGVLHLTKSFKFKEEDAKLKFGGAYTNKDRDYVIRKFSINPRYLELTGNPNELFFEENIWPSEGNVGRGTTYDVSFIPNNPTEYNSHLQNIAGYVSVDLSPFKNLKAIAGLRAEKFQQYYTGQDQLGYNVLDDELVLDNLDFFPTVNLIYNLVENQNLRFSYAKTIARPSFKELSYAQIFDPISGRTFIGSMSEDIDNESGIVYWDGNLTVTDIQNFDLRWELFQEGGQIFSTSLFYKSFKRPIELVQYATQTGSYQPRNVGDGQVMGVEFEIRKNLQFISEALKNFSVNFNYTYTKSKIELSASEYRSKELNARTGETIDDYRDMAGQAPYLINAGLSYNGGEEGFWSGFGAGIYYNVQGETLEYVGIADLPNVYTSPFHSLNFNSSKSFGKDDHYSIGFKIDNILNESKESVYKSFEAADQIFSRLSPGTTFQFKFGYTF